From a region of the Haematobia irritans isolate KBUSLIRL chromosome 4, ASM5000362v1, whole genome shotgun sequence genome:
- the LOC142234515 gene encoding uncharacterized protein LOC142234515 codes for MTETVFKETFRMSRESFLLLCKFLRGMARTDSSFRKCIPLEKRVAIALYALKSSAEYLAISQLFGVGKSTVCSILMDSCDGVWKEMAPTYLSSDFATTENIQKCIHGFEQYGLPQCFGAIDGCHIEVHPPKSEAVDYFNYKGWYSTVLLALVDHRYRFTYINVGAPGRCNDSSLFEKSNLFRILQDGRLKQNSSLINGKLIPAFIIGDSAFKLSEFLMKPYPFSTEASPSEKWFNYCLSKCRRVVENAFGHLKARFRRIGKGVDNNIANVKKVVKAACVLHNFLIDRNDKIYEIWLEKQDEIEKANKKQQPSITCYDFDIEGREMRNLLADCLIKKQH; via the exons ATGACAGAAACGGTGTTTAAAGAAACCTTCAGGATGTCGCGTGAATCTTTTCTTCTATTGTGTAAATTTCTCAGAGGAATGGCTAGAACAGACAGTAGCTTCCGAAAATGCATACCACTCGAAAAAAGAGTGGCAATAGCGTTGTATGCACTTAAATCCTCTGCTGAATATCTGGCTATATCCCAGTTATTCGGAGTGGGAAAATCCACTGTTTGCTCTATCTTAATGGATTCTTGCGATGGAGTTTGGAAGGAAATGGCTCCAACATATTTAAGTTCAGATTTTGCAACGacagaaaatattcaaaaatgcaTACATGGTTTTGAGCAGTACGGACTTCCACAATGTTTTGGAGCGATAG ATGGATGCCATATTGAGGTACATCCTCCTAAGAGTGAAGCTGTAGATTACTTCAACTACAAAGGATGGTACTCAACAGTTTTATTAGCTTTAGTTGATCACAG ATACCGCTTCACATATATTAACGTCGGAGCTCCTGGACGTTGTAATGACTCTTCCCTATTTGAAAAGAGCAATTTGTTCCGTATTCTTCAGGATGGGcgattaaaacaaaattcttcACTGATAAACGGCAAACTTATACCAGCTTTTATAATTGGAGATTCGGCCTTTAAACTTTCTGAGTTTTTAATGAAACCATACCCATTTTCAACTGAAGCATCACCTTCAGAGAAGTGGTTCAACTACTGTCTTTCTAAGTGTCGTAGGGTTGTTGAAAACGCCTTTGGTCATCTTAAAGCCCGTTTTAGGCGTATTGGTAAAGGCGTAGACAACAATATAGCAAATGTTAAAAAAGTTGTAAAGGCAGCATgcgttttacacaattttttaattgataggaATGATAAAATCTACGAAATTTGGTTAGAAAAACAAGATGAAATTGAAAAagcgaataaaaaacaacaacccaGTATTACATGTTACGATTTTGATATCGAGGGAAGAGAAATGAGAAATTTGTTGGCAGATTGTCTTATTAAAAAGCAACACTAA